TCATCCCATGGTGCTTTTACAAGTAGAAAGGACAAAAACACTAGAAGATGAATTGTAGGGAACAGCCCTGTCTTGGCAGGAGGATGGACCAAATGATCcaacaggcttttttttttttaccatgaatcatagaagattagggttggaagagacttcaggaggtcatctaatccaaccccctgctcaaagcaggaccacctCTTATCATTATCATGAACTCTTATCATTATCTATATACACCTTTAGAGTAATCATAAATTTTAGTGTCAATACCCAGTCATATTTTGTTTCAAGTACTGATCTTGCCCCAGCTGGTCATAAAGTGATATCAGCAGTAGGATTACAATGAAAGAATTACTAtgcttaacaacaacaacaacgagagagaaagagagaggatgaATTACTGGCTGCTCTCTGACATGATTAAGACAAGAGTACCTCTAAAAACTGAATCTTGCTTTGTGCATTAATCACTCATATGCATCAGAACTGTATTCACCCAAAAAAGCACTTTCTTTCCATTTCACTGTACATTCTGCAATACCATGGATGCCATAACCTTTTCATTGTGTGAGGTATCCTCCTAAGACCATACTATTTTAGTATGATGGCAGTTGCTTTATAGAGAACAGTACATGGGTCTTTTCATCTCTTAACTtgtatttcagtggaactactggCATAGCAAGGGACTATTCACTGCAAGTGAGGGTGGAAAAATCAGAACCTAGAGGTTTTGCAAGGTCAAGCCTGTAGTATTTACCCAGTGTGGGTGGCTATATCACGTACTTTGAACTTTTATTTCTAGGCCACACCAACTTGATGACTGTGACAGCATTCTGAAGTCTGATTCTGCGCTTTGGACTCAATTGAAGCAATTTAAAACAATGCAGGGACTTTCAAGATCAGAACACAGAGAGTGACACAAAGCTAGAATCCATTAGAGAAATTGTTATAATATGTAGCTACTCAAAATAACAATAGCATGAAAGGACACCACTAgcttgaaataaatattttttttaaaagtgtttcctttctcattttacaaataactctttaagatgtttaaaaattttaaacttctttcaatttaaaaatttggtgttttttttctttatttatgctATTTACATATCTCTCAGCTTGAGCacttaaaatagattaaaaattagGGATTCTCATTTTTTCCTCAGAATTACCAGCCTCCTCTTAATAAAGCAATTACACAGCATCTCTCTGTTAatgataaatacttaaatatacaTAGGACTTACATGGAATAGAGAACTATCTTTATTGTCACAAGCATTTTcacatatttggaaaaaaaaaatactatctGCTTTGGCTTTTCAGTCTCATTTCCTCCCCATCACTCACAGTTCTGTTTACTCTGTTTCCCTTGCACAttagtttctttctttccccattcTCCACTACCACATGAGCCTCCTTTCTTCCACATGCTTTTTCCCTTCTCTCCATTCCTCTCTAAGTACAATTCCAATCCCACAGGCAGTTCTGATACTACAGATGACTTCCCTACATCTCATTGCTAGCTCTGGTCCCAGAGAACAACCCGTTTCTTCTACTCATATGCGGCAGCAGACTTGTAGATGTTTTTATTAGAGTCCAGGCTGCTCTTTGCAGTTAAGATCCTCAGGATCTTTACAAGCAACTGGAAACAGGTAGGAGGAGCCAGCACGTGATCCATCAGCTCTCCGCAGACCACCAGCATTGCTCCATTAGTCAAACTGTTCTCAGAAtagtttccaatattcttactgtTATTTCCTAATCAATTGCACTTTTAGATTCTTGTACATTCCTAATGCTGAAGTGGCcaagttaaaaacaaatattcCTCTGCAGTTTTGTAACATTTATTTCTACATGGTGAGGTGGGGGGAACACACATGAGACAGGTCTATTAGTTGATAAACACAAAGCCTAGATTTCAGAGCaaaatttgcttttaaatgttctttgcatatgaggttttaaaaatatgtaattgtTTTGAAAGGAGGACCTTCTTTCAATGCTTCTTGTCAGGCTGCTTTTTAAAGAGTGGATCTTTAAATtttgggctctgatcctgcaaggagctccATGGGTAGACCCCCACAACAGCCAATGAGGGCACGGGGTCTGCCTGTGCAGAGTtgtactgacttcaatggagaccTACCTGCATGGAGCAACTTGTAGGGTAGTGCTGAGGGCgcggaaagaaaggaagagatttTTCTGAACTACTTTAGGTGTGGGCTTGTTGTTAGCATCCACTGTTAGCTTAAGAGTTTTGAAATGCAGCTTATTAACATTGATAACTATGTCAGGAAGACACAAGAGATAAACAAATTTGGTACATAAGCTCTAAGCTGATGCAGATGAACCCACTTGCACCAAGACTGAATTCTGCTTCAGATCTTTAAAGGGTGGGTCTCACCAAATATTACATCCCCAGAGACCTCACATCTTTGAAATCAATtagagagaaaaagaacaaacaCTGTaagagaataaaaaataaattaccaaCTTACCAAAAGAGTATTCTCAAAATATTTGCTACTAATAATACTAGACACACGTAGGTTGAAAAGCCCTCTGCATTCTGTGTCCTTTTGATGTCTCTGTACTGGGGGATGTATGGCACCACACCTCCAAATACCATCGCACCAGCTGCACCCCAGGAAACCAGCTGGTGCATTGGAACCACCAGCCACTCCAAGCCATCTGCCTCCATGCCAGGCAAAACAAAGCCGTGCAGCACCAGGGCAGCCACTGACAAGGGAGTCCCTTTCACGGTTTCTTCAGACTTAGTTGATTTTAATCATACACAGTC
The window above is part of the Chelonia mydas isolate rCheMyd1 chromosome 2, rCheMyd1.pri.v2, whole genome shotgun sequence genome. Proteins encoded here:
- the SLC66A2 gene encoding solute carrier family 66 member 2 isoform X6, with the translated sequence MEADGLEWLVVPMHQLVSWGAAGAMVFGGVVPYIPQYRDIKRTQNAEGFSTYVCLVLLVANILRILFWFGRHFESPLLWQSIIMIITMLLMLKLCTEVRVSNELNIKRRSFSVSRWC
- the SLC66A2 gene encoding solute carrier family 66 member 2 isoform X5, with the translated sequence MEADGLEWLVVPMHQLVSWGAAGAMVFGGVVPYIPQYRDIKRTQNAEGFSTYVCLVLLVANILRILFWFGRHFESPLLWQSIIMIITMLLMLKLCTEVRVSNELNIKRRSFSAADSKDEEIKAPPKRSYLVSRWC